The following proteins are encoded in a genomic region of Microcoleus sp. AS-A8:
- a CDS encoding adenylate/guanylate cyclase domain-containing protein, with the protein MFTKEKTLSTELKGQRTLAAIIFTDVVSYSAMMAANEEYTLDLLRRDFQVMKQLCQQFEGKVLKTIGDALLMYFPSAVKAVACAKEIQSRFAELAAKLAPEEVLIHRIGIHLGDVFFNGTDVMGDGVNVAARLQSEAQPGGICMSHTVYDVVKTPLALSVSELVPKKLKNIPGSVLVYQIPPIHPTPFTAPFELESMDSEGNSQESELVIYSSGQWVLLHEHFFQIETYSQNANGKLIIQIPSRTTQDDAAIQALRPKNEQPPLLKFAYQNDGFLVKVKSVELISRADCKLWTVTLEPKPVKLDNKTLEQSYKGRKQFYTADDIATLKARRLLFNDPPKLQMLQDAQVFSPALAERAVLEKLIQSSATTISIENCVLQSLYPLYKDQPKAFLEKARLQAIFYLKAVGVVEQVMELSLSSMCQGKVHVRFCGKRQQVYAGIEPATLEIEGDCLLVSRS; encoded by the coding sequence ATGTTTACCAAAGAAAAAACTCTCTCCACGGAGCTCAAAGGACAACGCACTCTGGCGGCGATTATCTTTACAGATGTCGTCAGCTATAGTGCAATGATGGCAGCCAACGAAGAGTACACCCTGGACTTGCTCCGCCGGGACTTCCAAGTCATGAAGCAACTGTGTCAGCAGTTTGAAGGCAAAGTCCTCAAAACCATTGGCGATGCGCTGCTGATGTACTTCCCTAGTGCGGTTAAAGCCGTCGCTTGTGCCAAAGAAATTCAATCCCGTTTTGCTGAATTAGCCGCTAAACTCGCTCCAGAAGAGGTTCTAATTCATCGGATTGGCATTCATTTAGGGGATGTGTTTTTCAATGGCACCGATGTCATGGGTGATGGGGTGAATGTGGCGGCACGCCTGCAATCGGAAGCCCAACCCGGTGGGATTTGTATGTCTCATACAGTCTATGACGTGGTGAAAACTCCCCTCGCTCTAAGCGTTAGTGAATTAGTGCCCAAAAAGTTAAAAAATATTCCCGGTTCAGTGTTGGTCTACCAAATTCCCCCGATCCACCCTACACCTTTTACAGCTCCATTCGAGCTGGAATCGATGGATTCAGAAGGGAATAGCCAAGAGTCGGAGTTAGTCATCTACTCCTCTGGGCAATGGGTTCTGTTACACGAACATTTCTTCCAAATCGAAACGTATAGTCAAAATGCCAATGGCAAGCTGATTATCCAAATTCCCTCTAGAACGACCCAAGATGATGCGGCAATCCAAGCCCTTCGTCCTAAGAATGAACAGCCACCTCTGCTCAAATTCGCCTATCAAAATGATGGTTTCTTGGTTAAAGTTAAGAGTGTAGAATTAATATCTAGAGCGGATTGTAAACTCTGGACTGTTACACTTGAACCCAAACCCGTCAAGCTAGATAATAAGACCTTGGAGCAATCTTACAAAGGACGCAAGCAATTCTATACAGCTGATGATATTGCGACCTTAAAAGCGAGGCGGTTGTTATTCAATGACCCACCCAAGTTGCAAATGCTGCAAGATGCTCAAGTTTTCAGTCCTGCATTAGCTGAACGGGCCGTGTTGGAGAAACTAATTCAAAGCAGTGCAACTACCATTAGCATTGAAAACTGTGTGCTCCAATCGTTGTATCCGCTATACAAAGATCAACCTAAGGCGTTCTTAGAAAAGGCGCGACTCCAAGCCATTTTCTATCTCAAAGCAGTGGGTGTTGTTGAGCAGGTGATGGAGTTATCATTAAGCTCGATGTGTCAAGGTAAGGTACACGTTCGGTTTTGTGGGAAACGGCAGCAAGTTTATGCGGGAATTGAACCCGCTACCCTTGAAATTGAAGGAGACTGTTTGTTGGTTAGCAGGAGTTAG
- a CDS encoding adenylate/guanylate cyclase domain-containing response regulator encodes MLEETKNQTFNENDDKIVFADEDDEEIVFADEDDELIYSNPEDKKTFFTNANDFPLSTGDSWKILIVDDEAEIHQITKLVLSEFIFDGIPLRFISAYSGEEAKTLIETHPDTALILLDVVMESDDAGLEVVKYIRDVLGNSLVRIILRTGQPGQAPEDVVIIHYDINDYKTKTELTTRKLFTTIVTALRAFRALNKLEESRRELAKIAQASARFVPRQFLHFLKKNSIVDAKLGDSVQATMSILFADIRSFTTLSETMSPRENFDFLNSYLHQVCPIIRQHNGFIDKYIGDAIMALFPETVDDALTAAIEMQKQVAIYNESLQNRGCLPISIGIGIHSGSMMLGIIGEEERLSSTVIADAVNLASRLEQLTKLYGAGIIVSGEALSKLDDPQTYTCRFLDRVQVRGKQSFVAVFEIYDGDSSLIQEFKTQTKRDFEQGVWLYFQEEFTKSQLYFERVLQVNDQDLAAHLYLERIKVSQKAGIALKCEEFDVFHKKR; translated from the coding sequence ATGTTAGAAGAGACTAAAAACCAGACCTTTAATGAAAATGACGATAAAATAGTCTTTGCTGATGAAGACGATGAGGAAATAGTCTTTGCCGATGAAGACGATGAATTAATTTATTCAAATCCTGAAGATAAAAAAACTTTTTTTACCAATGCCAACGACTTCCCCCTATCGACAGGAGACAGCTGGAAAATTCTTATAGTAGACGATGAAGCCGAAATTCATCAGATTACTAAATTAGTACTCAGTGAATTTATATTTGACGGCATTCCCCTGAGATTCATTAGTGCTTATTCGGGAGAAGAAGCCAAAACATTAATCGAAACACATCCAGATACGGCTCTGATTTTGCTCGATGTAGTCATGGAAAGCGATGATGCCGGATTGGAAGTGGTAAAATATATTCGGGATGTTCTGGGTAATTCATTAGTGCGGATTATATTACGCACAGGTCAACCAGGCCAAGCTCCGGAAGATGTGGTAATTATTCACTACGATATTAATGACTATAAAACCAAAACTGAACTAACGACTCGCAAATTATTTACTACAATTGTGACTGCATTGAGAGCTTTTCGTGCCCTCAATAAGCTAGAAGAAAGTAGAAGAGAACTGGCAAAAATTGCCCAAGCTTCAGCACGATTTGTACCCCGTCAATTTTTGCATTTTCTCAAAAAAAACAGTATTGTTGACGCCAAGCTAGGGGATTCAGTACAAGCCACGATGTCCATTTTGTTTGCCGACATTCGCTCTTTTACCACTTTATCGGAAACGATGTCTCCCCGCGAAAATTTTGATTTCCTCAATTCCTACTTACATCAAGTTTGTCCCATTATCCGACAGCACAACGGCTTTATTGATAAGTATATTGGCGATGCCATCATGGCTTTGTTTCCTGAAACCGTCGATGATGCCCTGACAGCTGCAATTGAAATGCAAAAACAGGTGGCAATTTATAATGAGTCTCTTCAAAATAGAGGTTGCCTGCCCATCAGTATCGGCATTGGCATTCATAGTGGCAGCATGATGCTGGGTATTATTGGGGAGGAAGAGCGACTATCAAGTACGGTAATTGCCGATGCGGTGAATCTAGCCAGTCGCTTGGAACAGTTAACCAAACTCTACGGAGCAGGTATCATTGTTAGTGGTGAAGCTCTCTCTAAACTTGATGATCCCCAAACCTATACCTGCCGATTTCTTGACCGAGTTCAGGTGAGAGGGAAGCAGTCTTTTGTAGCAGTCTTTGAAATTTACGACGGTGACTCTTCCTTGATTCAAGAGTTCAAAACCCAAACCAAGCGCGATTTTGAACAAGGGGTTTGGCTTTATTTTCAGGAAGAATTTACTAAATCCCAGCTATACTTTGAGCGAGTTTTGCAAGTTAATGACCAAGATTTAGCTGCTCATCTTTATCTAGAACGAATCAAAGTATCCCAAAAAGCTGGAATCGCTCTAAAGTGTGAAGAATTTGACGTTTTTCATAAGAAACGATGA